CCTCATCGACCTCGCGGGCGGCACATTCGGGCACCGTCTCGCCGGGGTCGATCTTGCCCTTGGGCCAGGACCAGTCGTCATACCGCGGGCGGTGGATCAGCAGGACCTCCAGCTGGCCCTTGTCGCCCGGGGCGACACGCCAGGGCAGGGCGCCCGCAGCCACCACCGCGATTGCTTCGCCGGGATGGTCGCTCTGGTCGGCAACCAGTGAATCGCTACTCAATGCCAGAGCCCCTACCGCAGCCCGGACGAGCGCTGCCGCGAGCGGGAATTGAGCAGCCAGGACTGGATATCCTCGAGATCGTGGCCGTCCTCCGCGAGGTGGTGGCGGGTCCATACGGCCTGGTTGTCGAGGTGCCAGCTGGCGGTGCCCGGGTCCATGTAGCGGCGCAGCAGATCCATGACATACGTTGTGTCGTCCCCGCTGGTGAGCTGGACGAGGGCTTCCACCCGGCGGTCCAGGTTGCGGTGCATCATGTCCGCCGAACCGATGTAGACCACCGGGTCCCCGGCGTTGGCGAAGGCGAAAACGCGGGAGTGCTCCAGGAAACGGCCCAGCACGGACCGGACCGTGATGTTCTCGCTGAGTCCGGGCACTCCCGGGCGCAGCGAGCAGATGCCGCGGACGATAATGTCCACGGGAACGCCCGCCTGGGAGGCCCGGTACAGGGAATCGATGATGGCTTCGTCCACCATCGAGTTGACCTTGATCTGGACCCGGGCGGCCAGGCCGGCGCGCGCGTTCCGGATCTCTGTTTCGATCCGGTCGATGAGTCCCGAACGCACCGACCGCGGGGCCACCAAAAGGCGCTTGAAGGTTGACTTCGGAGCATAGCCGGAGAGCTGGTTGAAGAGCTTGGAGAGGTCCTCGCCCACCTGCTCATTGGCCGTGAGGAGGCCCAGGTCCTCGTAGTAACGGGCCGTGCGCGGGTGGTAATTGCCGGTGCCGATGTGGCAGTAGCGGCGGAGCCCGTCCACTTCCTGGCGCACCACGAGGGAGAGTTTGCAGTGGGTCTTGAGGCCCACGATGCCGTAAACCACATGGACGCCGGCCTGCTCGAGCTTCCGTGCCCACGAGATGTTGGCCTGCTCGTCGAACCGGGCCTTGATTTCGACGAGGGCCAGGACCTGCTTGCCGGCCTCGGCGGCGTCGATCAGGGCGTCAACGATCGGCGAGTCGCCCGAAGTACGGTACAGCGTCTGCTTGATGGCCTGGACCTTCGGGTCCGACGCAGCCTGTTCCAGGAACGCCTGCACCGAGGTGGAGAACGAGTCATACGGGTGGTGCAGCAGGATGTCACGCCGCCGCATGGCCGCGAAGACGTTCGCCGCCTTGGAGGTTTCCGATTCGTTGAGGTACCGGGACGTGTGCGGGACATGCTTCGGGTAGTGCAGGTCGGCGCGGTCGATTCCGGCGATGACCGAGAGCCCGCGGAGGTCCAGCGGGGCCGGGACCGAGTAGACCTCGGATTCCTCGACGCCCAGTTCGCGGATCAGCAGCGCCCGGATGTTCGGATTGATGTCATTCGTGACTTCGAGCCGGACCGGCGGGCCGAAACGGCGGCGCAGCAGTTCTTTCTCAAGGGCCTGCAGCAGGTTCTCGGCGTCGTCCTCTTCGACCTCCACGTCTTCGTTGCGGGTGACGCGGAAGGTGTGGTGCTCCAGCACCTCCATGCCGGCAAAGAGCTGGTCCAGGTGGACCGCGATGACTTCCTCGAGGGCGATGAAGCGTGCCACCCGGCCCGGCACGGAGCCGGCGCGGGGCCCGTCAATGGAGATCAGCCGGGGGAGCTGGTCCGGGACCTTGAGGCGGGCAAAGAGTTCCTTGTCGCTGACCGGGTTGCGGACGACGACGGCGAGGTTCAGGGAGAGCCCCGAGATGTACGGGAAGGGGTGGGCCGGGTCCACCGCCAGCGGGGTCAGGATCGGGAAGACCTTCTCCGCGAACATGGCGCTGAGCTGGTCCTTGGCCTGGGAATCAAGCTCCTCCCAGTGCATAAGATGGATGTGCTCGTAGGCCAGCGCCGGACGGATCTGCTCGGCGTAGACGCGGGCGTGACGCTGCTGCAGCCGATGGGCCTCGTCCCCGATCTGCTCCAGGACCTGCATCGGGCTGAGCCCGGCAGGGGAGGGGACAGCCAGTCCCGTGGCGATCCGGCGCTTGAGGCCGGCAACACGGACCATAAAGAACTCATCCAGGTTGGACGCGAAGATGGAGAGGAAGCTGACACGCTCCAGCAGGTGCAGGTTCGGGTCTTCGGCGAGTTCGAGCACGCGGGCGTTGAACGAGAGCCAGCTCAGTTCGCGGTCCAGGAAACGGTCCGGGCTGAAATCGCCCTCCGGCTCCAGATTGGGCGCGAACTCAGGAATATCGATCCGGTCCTGGGTGGCACGCGAGGCAGGCACTTCGGAGGAGCCGAACCGGGCACGCGCGGGTCGCACTTTTTTGTCCGACGTAGCGGCCTCAGACGTGGCTGTCCGGGCAGATTCCCGTTGCATGGTGTCTCCTAATGCTGGCGCGGTGTGCTTCAACCTTACAAGCATTCACCGTGCCATTAGCTTTCGACGAGTCCAGAATTCCCCGGGTGGACACCTGATGTCCGCCGAATGGATTATTGCTCCTCCAGCGGGGCATACATCACGTCGACGTCCCAGCGGGTGAACCCCAGCCGCCGGTACAGCGACACGGCCGGAATGTTGTCCGCATCGACGTAGAGCATGACGGCGTGCAGGCCCTGGTGCTGCAAATGCCGGATGCCGGCGACCGTCAGGGCTTTCCCCAGTCCCGTGCCCTGCGCGCCGGGAGTCACGCCCACCACGTACACCTCGCCGATCGCCGGATGGTCTCCGTGCCGGGGGTGCACCTTGGTCCAGTGAAAGCCGATAATCCGGTCGGAGGCGTCGACGGCCAGCAGGAAACCGGCGGGATCGAACCACGGCTCGGCCATCCTGGCGTCCAGATCGCCGCGCGTCATGTTTCCCTGCTCCGCATGGTGCGCGAAGGCGGCCCGGTTCGCCGCCAGCCAGGCATCCTCATCCCGGCCCGGGACGAAGGCGCGGAGTGTCACCCCGGCCGGCAGGGGGACGTCGGGCAGCTCCGCCGCCGCGCTCGTGAGCCGCATTTTCCACAGCTCCCGGACGGGCCCGTAGCCGTAGCGCGCGGCGAGGTCGGCCGCGGCCTCGTGGTTGCCGTGGGACCACGCCTTGAGGCCCGCGAAGCCGCGGATGTTCTTGAGTTCGCGGACCAGCCGGTCCGCTACGCCCTGGCTCCGGTAGCTGGGGTGGACGGCAATTTCCAGCACGCCCGTACCGTCCGGTTCCCCGATGACGACGGCGACCCCGGCCAGATCCTGCGCCGTCGCCGGGTCGGACCTCTCTTCGGGGCTGTAAAGGGCGAGTGTCAGGACAGAATGCCCGCCGTCGGCGGCACGCAGCGTCACGAGCGTCTGTTCGGACAGCGGCGGATTGCCATCAGATTCCTCCGCGGCGGCCACGAGGGCTTTGACGTCCTTCAGGAGCTGCGCATCCGCAGCTCCCTTGACGGCGAGCACGGGCCAGTTTTCAGGATGCGCAGGACTCATGGTGCAAGGCTATACGGTGCCGCCGGGGCGACCGCGATTTTGTCGTTTCCGGAACTGTTACGTATAGTCGTTAACTCATCCGGCTGTTCGGTCCAGAACCTGTTTCTCGGAACGGCCAGCCCAGGTGCGAGGGGGATCCACCACTGGGGTGGCCTCGATACGTTCGACCCGTATGTCCTCCACTCGAAATGCAGAAAGCCCCGGACCGATGTCCGGGGCTTTTCTGTTTGTCGTTTCAGCCGGATCGGATGGGGCCGGCGCCGCTCAGGCCTCGGTGAGTTCTTCCTCCGGATGCCGGACCAGGGTCAGGCGGTAACCCACGTTGCGGACCGTGCTGATCAGGTTCTCGTGGTCAGCGCCGAGCTTCGCCCGCAGGCGCCGGACGTGCACGTCCACCGTGCGGGTGCCGCCGTAGTAGTCGTAGCCCCAGACCTCGGTCAGCAGCTGCTGGCGGGTGAAGACCCGTCCGGGGTGCTGGGCCAGGTACTTGAGCAGTTCAAATTCCTTGAAGGTCAGGTTGAGCGGCGCGCCGTTGACCCGGGCGGTGTAGCTGGCCTCATCGATGACGACGCCGGCGGCCCGGATCTCTGTCGGGGCATCGTCCTGGTCCGGCACGGCCCGGGCGACGCCGAGGCGGATGCGGGCTTCGACTTCGGCGGGGCCCGCGGAGTCCAGCAGGATGTCATCGACGGCCCAGGCGGAGGACACGGCGGCCATGCCGCCCTCGGTCAGGATCAGCATAAGGGGGGCGCTCAGGCCCGTGGCCTTGAGCAGCTGGGTGAGGGAGCGTGCGCCGACAAGGTCTTTGCGCGCGTCCAGCAGGACGATGTCGCAGGGGTCCGTCTCCAGCAGTGCCGTCGGCTCGGCGGGGAGGATATGGACCCGGTGGTTCAGTAGTTCCAAAGCAGGCAGGACGTCCACCGACGAGCCGGTGCTGTTGGTCAGTAGCAGGATGTGCGACATGTTTCCTCCAAGGGGTGTCCGCGCATCGTTGGGCGTCTGTAGCTGAGTCTGAGTATACCCAAACGACCCTTCCCGGACATGCTTGCGTCACCTGCGTCCGGTCCCTTTGCGACACAAAACGGTCACATAGGGCAGGATTGATCCGTCGGGGCCCGCAGCCCCCTGACGAAAGATCAGGTCGAATTGGGGTCCGCAGTGAGCGAAAGTACGACGATGACCGGAAAACGGATGACGGATACGACGATGTCGGGTAAACAGTGAAGACGTGGTCCATCGGCGTCATCGGGCTGGCCGGACTCGCCGCGATAGTCGGCGCGTCGTACATCTCGCCGGAGGCGCTCCTGGCGGTGGGAGTGCTCACCGCCGCCGCCGTCGGGATCGGCTGGCCGCACTTCCTGGGGATTCCGGCCAAGAAGACCCTGGCAGCCTTGATCGGCCTGCCGGGCGTCGGCGCCGCCGTTGCCGCCACCTACCTTCCCGCCCCGGGATTCCTGGACTGGACCCCGTCGTTTATGGCGGCAGGCGTAATGGCGGTCTTCGTGATGCAGCTGATCCGCGGCACCGGGCAGGCGCAGCGGCTGGAGTCCACACTCGGTTCGAGTGCCGGCGTTATGCTCTCCTGCCTGGGCGCCGGCTGGATTGCGTGCTCCCGCTTCAACGGCGTTCAAGAGATGCTCCTGGTCGCCGCCATCAGCGCTGCGATCGCCCTGCTGGCCGGCCTGATCCGCTGGCCGGACCGGGTCGTGGCGCCGCTGGGCGTCGTCGGCGCCGGGCTGGCGGGGCCGCTCGCGGGCCTCGTCTTCTCCGACATCGCAGTGCTGCCGGCCGCGATCGTCGGCGTGGTGGTCGGGGCCGTGCTGATGAGTTTCCGCCGGCTGGTGATCATCCGCGGCGAATCGCTAAGCTTTGCGGCGGCCCTCGGAATGGGGCTGGGCCCGGTCTCCGCCGTCGGTTCCCTGGCTTACTTCATAGACAAACTACTCATCTACTAACACGCTAGGATGGCATCATGTCCGTACTTGCATTTGAAATCTTCTTCCTTGTACTGCTCGGCGTTGCCAGCCTGGCCATGGCGTGGTTTGCCGGCTTTGTTGTCTACCGCCTCTTCAAAGGCCAGAAGTAACAGCCAGAAATCAATAGCCGTCTTCGTTTCCAGAGGTAGCTGCTGTGCCGATTGAAATACCAACAGATCTGACACCCGAAATCGTTCCGCTTTCCTGGCTCATTGGTGAGTGGGAGGGCAGGGGCCGGCTGGGGGCCGGGGAAGAGGATTCCGAGCACTTCCGGCAACACGTGTCCTTCACGCATAACGGTTTGCCCTACCTGCAATACCGTGCCGAGAGCTGGCTGACCGACGACGCAGGCACCACGTTGCGTCCGCTGACCGTCGAAACCGGTTTCTGGGCGCTGGAGCGAAAACAGCGCGAAGAGGATGGCGGCCCGGGGCTTATTCCGGCCGACATCGTTCCTGTGCTTAAGAGCGCCGACGAAGTCGAGGCGCTGCGCAACAAGGACGGCGGCTTCGATATCTCCGTGTCGATCTCCCACCCCGGCGGGATCTCCGAGCTGTACTACGGCCAGATCAAGGGCCCGCAGATCCAGCTCAGCACCGATATGGTGATGCGGGGCAGCCACTCCAAGGAGTACACGGCCGCCACCAGGATCTTCGGCCTCGTGGACGGCAACCTGCTCTGGCGCTGGGACGTGGCAACGGGCAAGGGCCCTGCCGGGGGCAGCGGCCTGGAAGCCCACGCGTCCGCCATCCTCCACAAAGTCAGCTGACCGGCGGCGCCCGGCGCGCCGGCGGACACTGCCCGATCCTGAGGTCTCACTGATTTTCCGTTGTCCGCCGCGACCGCAGGGAGCACCCCAGTGAATGCCACACCCGCAACAACCGCCGATTTCAGCGACCTCAAAGCCGTGTTTTTCAACGGCACTTTGAAGAAGTCCCCCGAGACCTCCAACACGCAGGGCCTGATCGACGTCAGCCGCCGGATCATGGACAAGCATGGCGTCGCCACCCGGGTCATCCGGACGGTGGACCACGACATCGCGAGCGGCGTTTATCCGGACATGCGCCGGCACGGCTGCGCGAGCGATGAATGGCCGGAGCTCTATCCGGCCGTCCGGGACGCGGACATCGTTGTGGTGGCCGGGCCCATCTGGCTGGGAGACAACTCCTCGCAGACCAAGAAGCTGATCGAGCGCCTCTACGCGCACTCGGGCGAGCTGAACGAGAAGGGCCAGTGGGCGTTCTACCCCAAGGTGGGCGGCTGCCTCATCACCGGCAATGAGGACGGGATCAAGCACTGCGCCATGAACGTCCTCTACAGCCTCCAGCACATCGGCTTCACGATCCCGCCGCAGGCCGACGCCGGCTGGATCGGCGCCGTCGGGCCCGGCCCGAGCTACCTGGATGAGGGCTCCGGCGGTCCCGAAAGTGATTTCACCAACCGCAACACCACCTTCATGACGTGGAACCTGCTGCACCTGGCCCGGATGCTCAAGGACGCCGGCGGCATTCCTGCCTACGGCAACCTGCCCGAGGCCTGGAAAGCCGGGACCAGGTTTGACTTCGAAAATCCGGAATACCGCTAACCGCTGAGGACTTCTAATACATATGACTACCAAGAGCCCACTGCTTGCGCGCCCTGGCGCCGTCGAAGCCGGCGGCGCTGACGCCGGCGTCGCCTCCCACTACGGCGAACCGCTGCGCGAACAGCGGGCACTGGCCGCCGGCACCGCCGTCGTCGATTTGTCGCACCGCGGCGTCGTCACCGTTACCGGGCCGGACCGGCTGAGCTGGCTCAACACGCTGTCCTCCCAGCAGCTCACGGACCTGGCGCCGGGGCAGTCCAGCGAACTGCTGCTGCTGAGCGTGCAGGGCCGGATCGAATTCGACGCACGGGTGGTGGACGACGGCGCCACGACCTGGCTGATCGTCGAGGCCGCCGAGGCCGGCCCGCTGGCGGAGTGGCTCAACAAGATGAAGTTCATGCTCCGGGTCGAGATCACCGACGTATCGGCGGACTGGGCCGTGCTGGGGTCCACCCGACGGGTGCCCGAATGGTCCGGGCTGCTTGTCTGGGAAGACCCGTGGCCGCATGTCGGCGCTGGCGGCTACTCCTACGCGGTGGTGGGGGAGGACTCCCACCCCGGGCTCGAACGGCCGTGGTTCGAGTACCTCGTCCCGGCCGCTGAACTTGAAGCCACGGCCGGCGAACGCCCGCTGGCCGGGGTCTGGGCAGCCGAAGCCCTGCGCATCGCAGCGTGGCGGCCGCGCTGGGGTGCCGAAACCGACGACAAGACCATCCCGCACGAACTCGACCTGCTCCGCACCGCCGTGCACCTGAACAAGGGCTGCTATAAGGGCCAGGAGACCGTGGCCCGGGTCCACAACCTGGGCCACCCGCCGCGCCGGCTGGTGTTCCTGCAGCTCGACGGCTCGCAGCACACCATGCCCGCCGTCGGCAGCGAGGTCCGGTCCGGTGACCGCAGGGTCGGCACCGTAACGTCCGTGGCGCAGCATTACGAAATGGGGCCGGTGGCCCTGGCCGTGGTCAAACGCTCGGTAGCGCCCGGGGAAGTACTGACCGTCCTTGACGGCGAAGAGCCCTACACGGCGGTGCAGGAGGTCATTGTGGCTCCCGACGCCGGCCAGGTCGTGGGGCGGCAGACCGGTTTCCTGAGGGGGACCCGATGACAGAGGGAAGCACCGCACCGGACGAGGAGACCCTGGCCCTGGCCCACAGGCTTCTCGATGCTGCCCGCCAGGGTGACTCCGCCATGCTCGGAAGCTACCTCACCGCCGGAGTCCCGGCCACCCTGACCAACGCGGCCGGGGATTCCCTGCTGATGCTCGCGGCCTACCATGGCCACGCCGACACCGTCCGGCTTATCCTGGCGAACGGCGGAGACGCCAATACCGCCAACGACCGCGGCCAGACGCCTCTTGCCGGTGCCGTTTTCAAGGGCTACACGGATGTGTCGCAGGTGCTGCTCGACGCCGGCGCGGACCCCGACGCCGGGACGCCCTCCGCCCGGGCGGCCGCCCGGATGTTCGACCGGAAGGACATCCTGGCCCTGCTGGGCTGACCGTGTCCCGGGGCCCGAATGGTCGTTTGCGTGCTCATACTCCATGTGGAATAGTTCTAGTGGAATACTACCCGCGGCTTCTCGCCGCGTTGACAGACACCGCGTGAAGGAAAATGCTCCATGGTCCGAACCGCGCCGCTGACACCGCTGGGTGTCGCCGCTCTCTCCCTGCTGGTGGAAGAGCCCATGCATCCCTACGAGATGTACCAGCTCCTGATGGCCCGGCATGAGGACCGGCTCGTGAAGGTCCGGCCGGGAACGCTGTACCACGCGGTGGGGCGGCTTGAGGAGCAGGGGCTGGTCCTGGCTACCGGTACAGACCGTGAAGGCAACCGTCCCGAACGGACCACGTATGAGATTTCCGAGGCAGGGCGGGCAGCCCTCACCCAAAGGCTCCGGGACATGCTGGCCAGCCCCGTCAACGAGTACCCCTCGTTCCCGCTGGCCGTCTCGGAAGCGTATAACCTTCCGGCCGGCGTCGTTACCGGATTGCTCGACCGCCGCCTCCAGGGCCTGCAGGAGCAGCTGGATTTCCTCGCCGCGGCGCAGGACCGGGTACGGAAGAAGGGCGTCGAACGCAAGTACTGGATCGACATGGACTACCAGCAGGTGATGCTGCAGGCCGAGATCGGCTGGATCCGGAATCTCCAGGACCAGCTCGGCAGCGGCCAGCTTGCCTGGTAGTCCATCCGGGGCTTCGGCCCCTCCGAACACCTTGAGTACCACAACAAGCATCCTTTTCGACCCGTAAGGAATCCCATGGAAATCGTTGCCAGGCCGTGGCCGGCGCTGTGGTCCCTCGTGATCG
This DNA window, taken from Pseudarthrobacter sp. ATCC 49987, encodes the following:
- a CDS encoding RNA degradosome polyphosphate kinase: MQRESARTATSEAATSDKKVRPARARFGSSEVPASRATQDRIDIPEFAPNLEPEGDFSPDRFLDRELSWLSFNARVLELAEDPNLHLLERVSFLSIFASNLDEFFMVRVAGLKRRIATGLAVPSPAGLSPMQVLEQIGDEAHRLQQRHARVYAEQIRPALAYEHIHLMHWEELDSQAKDQLSAMFAEKVFPILTPLAVDPAHPFPYISGLSLNLAVVVRNPVSDKELFARLKVPDQLPRLISIDGPRAGSVPGRVARFIALEEVIAVHLDQLFAGMEVLEHHTFRVTRNEDVEVEEDDAENLLQALEKELLRRRFGPPVRLEVTNDINPNIRALLIRELGVEESEVYSVPAPLDLRGLSVIAGIDRADLHYPKHVPHTSRYLNESETSKAANVFAAMRRRDILLHHPYDSFSTSVQAFLEQAASDPKVQAIKQTLYRTSGDSPIVDALIDAAEAGKQVLALVEIKARFDEQANISWARKLEQAGVHVVYGIVGLKTHCKLSLVVRQEVDGLRRYCHIGTGNYHPRTARYYEDLGLLTANEQVGEDLSKLFNQLSGYAPKSTFKRLLVAPRSVRSGLIDRIETEIRNARAGLAARVQIKVNSMVDEAIIDSLYRASQAGVPVDIIVRGICSLRPGVPGLSENITVRSVLGRFLEHSRVFAFANAGDPVVYIGSADMMHRNLDRRVEALVQLTSGDDTTYVMDLLRRYMDPGTASWHLDNQAVWTRHHLAEDGHDLEDIQSWLLNSRSRQRSSGLR
- the mshD gene encoding mycothiol synthase; this encodes MSPAHPENWPVLAVKGAADAQLLKDVKALVAAAEESDGNPPLSEQTLVTLRAADGGHSVLTLALYSPEERSDPATAQDLAGVAVVIGEPDGTGVLEIAVHPSYRSQGVADRLVRELKNIRGFAGLKAWSHGNHEAAADLAARYGYGPVRELWKMRLTSAAAELPDVPLPAGVTLRAFVPGRDEDAWLAANRAAFAHHAEQGNMTRGDLDARMAEPWFDPAGFLLAVDASDRIIGFHWTKVHPRHGDHPAIGEVYVVGVTPGAQGTGLGKALTVAGIRHLQHQGLHAVMLYVDADNIPAVSLYRRLGFTRWDVDVMYAPLEEQ
- a CDS encoding winged helix-turn-helix transcriptional regulator, with amino-acid sequence MSHILLLTNSTGSSVDVLPALELLNHRVHILPAEPTALLETDPCDIVLLDARKDLVGARSLTQLLKATGLSAPLMLILTEGGMAAVSSAWAVDDILLDSAGPAEVEARIRLGVARAVPDQDDAPTEIRAAGVVIDEASYTARVNGAPLNLTFKEFELLKYLAQHPGRVFTRQQLLTEVWGYDYYGGTRTVDVHVRRLRAKLGADHENLISTVRNVGYRLTLVRHPEEELTEA
- a CDS encoding permease, with amino-acid sequence MKTWSIGVIGLAGLAAIVGASYISPEALLAVGVLTAAAVGIGWPHFLGIPAKKTLAALIGLPGVGAAVAATYLPAPGFLDWTPSFMAAGVMAVFVMQLIRGTGQAQRLESTLGSSAGVMLSCLGAGWIACSRFNGVQEMLLVAAISAAIALLAGLIRWPDRVVAPLGVVGAGLAGPLAGLVFSDIAVLPAAIVGVVVGAVLMSFRRLVIIRGESLSFAAALGMGLGPVSAVGSLAYFIDKLLIY
- a CDS encoding FABP family protein, whose protein sequence is MPIEIPTDLTPEIVPLSWLIGEWEGRGRLGAGEEDSEHFRQHVSFTHNGLPYLQYRAESWLTDDAGTTLRPLTVETGFWALERKQREEDGGPGLIPADIVPVLKSADEVEALRNKDGGFDISVSISHPGGISELYYGQIKGPQIQLSTDMVMRGSHSKEYTAATRIFGLVDGNLLWRWDVATGKGPAGGSGLEAHASAILHKVS
- a CDS encoding flavodoxin family protein produces the protein MNATPATTADFSDLKAVFFNGTLKKSPETSNTQGLIDVSRRIMDKHGVATRVIRTVDHDIASGVYPDMRRHGCASDEWPELYPAVRDADIVVVAGPIWLGDNSSQTKKLIERLYAHSGELNEKGQWAFYPKVGGCLITGNEDGIKHCAMNVLYSLQHIGFTIPPQADAGWIGAVGPGPSYLDEGSGGPESDFTNRNTTFMTWNLLHLARMLKDAGGIPAYGNLPEAWKAGTRFDFENPEYR
- the ygfZ gene encoding CAF17-like 4Fe-4S cluster assembly/insertion protein YgfZ, whose product is MTTKSPLLARPGAVEAGGADAGVASHYGEPLREQRALAAGTAVVDLSHRGVVTVTGPDRLSWLNTLSSQQLTDLAPGQSSELLLLSVQGRIEFDARVVDDGATTWLIVEAAEAGPLAEWLNKMKFMLRVEITDVSADWAVLGSTRRVPEWSGLLVWEDPWPHVGAGGYSYAVVGEDSHPGLERPWFEYLVPAAELEATAGERPLAGVWAAEALRIAAWRPRWGAETDDKTIPHELDLLRTAVHLNKGCYKGQETVARVHNLGHPPRRLVFLQLDGSQHTMPAVGSEVRSGDRRVGTVTSVAQHYEMGPVALAVVKRSVAPGEVLTVLDGEEPYTAVQEVIVAPDAGQVVGRQTGFLRGTR
- a CDS encoding ankyrin repeat domain-containing protein, whose translation is MTEGSTAPDEETLALAHRLLDAARQGDSAMLGSYLTAGVPATLTNAAGDSLLMLAAYHGHADTVRLILANGGDANTANDRGQTPLAGAVFKGYTDVSQVLLDAGADPDAGTPSARAAARMFDRKDILALLG
- a CDS encoding PadR family transcriptional regulator, translating into MVRTAPLTPLGVAALSLLVEEPMHPYEMYQLLMARHEDRLVKVRPGTLYHAVGRLEEQGLVLATGTDREGNRPERTTYEISEAGRAALTQRLRDMLASPVNEYPSFPLAVSEAYNLPAGVVTGLLDRRLQGLQEQLDFLAAAQDRVRKKGVERKYWIDMDYQQVMLQAEIGWIRNLQDQLGSGQLAW